DNA sequence from the Marinilongibacter aquaticus genome:
AATCATGCCATCGTAAAGGGCACATTCGCCAATCGCCAAAATATACGGGTCGCTCGTTTGCATGCGTTCGTTCACCTCAATCCCTCCGCGGCCACCGACTTTCAAACCTGTTTGGCGTGCGAGCTCGTCTCTTGGCTTTATCCCAGCCGAAATCACCACCATGTCGGTTTCCAAAAATTGACCGTCGTAAAACTCCAAGCCCGTTACAGCCTTTTGGCCCGAAAATCGGGCGGTATTTTTATTGGTATGTGTAGTGATCCCCAAACTGGCAAGTTTCGATTCCAATATACTCGAACCCGCCCCATCAATTTGACGCGGCATCAATCGGGGAGCAAACTCAACGACATGAGCATCACTTATTCCGAGATCGAGAAGAGCTTTTGCCGCTTCTAAACCCAATAATCCACCGCCAATCACCACACCACGACGAGCCCTTTGAGCATATGCCTTCATCATATCCAAATCTTCGATGGTTCGGTAAACGAACACTCCGTCCAAATCCACCCCTTCTATTGGCGGCACAAAGGCACCAGACCCTGTGGCCAATACCAGATGATCGTAGCCAATCACTCTCCCCTTTAAAGAGCTTACCGTCTTGGCTTTCGCATCGATCTCCACCACAGGATCTCCCAAAAAGAGCCCTATGCCGTTTTCTTGATACCAACTTAGGGGAGCCATCGTGAGCTCTTCGATCGACTTTTCCCCAAAATACGCACTCAAGTGTACACGGTCGTAAGCTGGCCTTGGTTCTTCTCCGAACACGAGGATTTCAAAAAGCGAAGCAAATGGAGAAGCCAAAGCCTTTTCGCAAAACTTATAGCCAACCATCCCATTCCCGACAACTACAATTTTGGACTTTCTCATCTTTATATTGAATTAAGTCTTGATACTAAATACTCACCCATAAATCAGAGTACTTATTTTTACAACTAGTTATAATTATTACTTCAAAAGTATGTCAAACATTCAATTAAACAAAAAATATTTTGCAAAAATTATCATAGTGCAAAATTTAAGACTAAATAATTTGCATTGAAACAAATTTGTCGTTTTGTTTGTGACAGAATTATATGAGTATAAATACTTAGCTATGAAATTGTCATTAATAGGTGCGGGACCAGGAGATCCAGAATTAATCACACTCAAGGCGGTTCGCCTTTTGCAGGAAGCCGATATCATCCTATATGACGCCTTGGCGAACAAGGCCTTTTTGCAATACGCCAAAAAGGAGGCCGAGTTGATTTACGTAGGCAAGCGTCTACAAAAACACAGCGTTTCGCAAGACGAAATCAACCGTATAATTCTGCAAAACTGCCTCGCAGGCAAACACGTGCTCAGACTGAAGGGGGGCGATCCCATCGTATTTGGCCGCGGATACGAGGAAAAACAATTCGTAGAATCATTTGGAATAGAAACAGAAATCGTTCCGGGCATCAGCAGCTGCATTGCCGCACCAAGCTCGGCCGACATTCCAGTAACCTGTCGGGGCATAAGCGAAAGCTTTTGGGTAATCACCGGACATACGAAAGACCGCGGCCTTCCGCAAGACATCCGCTTGGCTGCGAAATCAAACGCCACAATCATTATACTGATGGGCACGGCCAAACTACCGGAAATTGTGCACATTTTCTTGGACGAAGGCCGTCAAGACCTTCCTATCGCCATAATCGAAAACGGCACACGGCCATCGGAACGGGTATTGATTGGCGAAATGCAGAACATCTTGAGCAAAAATGCGGAAAGCAAATTGAGCAATCCAGCCGTAATTGTCATCGGGGAGACCGTTCGACTGGGCAAGGAAAAACTTACGGCCGCACTTTCAGGCCACCTAAAAACTCGGGTGGCATGAGAACAGAAGACAGAACATACAAATCGACCTGCTGTTATTGTGGCACAGGCTGTGGTGTGGAAATTAACCGAATCTCGCCATCCAAAATCGAGATAGAAGGCGACCGCACACACCCTGTGAACAAAGGAATGTTGTGCTCAAAAGGCCTAAACCTTCACCACACCGTCAACGACCGCAGCGACCGCCTTTTGTATCCCCAAATGCGGCACAGCAAAAGCTCGCCCCTGCAACGCTGCTCTTGGGACCAAGCCTTGAACAGAGCAGCGGCCACCTTCAAAAGTATAATCAGAAAATACGGCCCTGAGGCCGTGGCCTTTTATGTTTCGGGCCAATGCCTCACAGAAGAATACTACCTCTGGAACAAACTGATGAAAGGCTTTATTGGCTCAAACAACATCGACACCAACTCAAGATTGTGTATGAGCTCGGCGGTCGTAGGATACAAAAAATCCCTTGGCGAAGACAGCGTTCCTGTCTGCTACGACGACATCGAACTGTCCGATTGCATTTTGGTAACCGGTGCCAATCCCGCATGGTGCCACCCCATTATTTGGCGGCGTGTAGAGGCCCACAAAGCGGCCAACCCCCATGTGAAAATTATTTGCGTAGACCCCAGAAAAACACAAACTGCAAACTCTGCAGATTTGCACATCGGCCTTTTACCGGGCACCGATGTGTTCTTGCACAATGCAATTGCTCGTGAATTAATTGAAAACCAGTGGATAGATCAGGCATTTATTGCCGACCACGTAGAAGGGTTTGATGAATACAAAAGCGAAGTTTTTTCCCAGAGCATTGAAGAATACGCGGCGAATTGCGGCATTTCGACCGAAGAAATAAAAACCGTAGCCCAATGGATCGCCCAAGCCAAAGGCTTTCTTTCCATGTGGACCATGGGCTTAAACCAGTCTGTAATTGGTGTAAACAAGAACCTCTCCCTCATAAGCCTTTCTTTGATCACCGGAAAAATAGGCAAACCCGGCAACGGTCCTTTTTCACTTACGGGCCAACCCAATGCCATGGGAGGCCGCGAGGTTGGCGGCCTTTCAAATATGCTGGCCTCGCACCGTGAACTTTCCAACCCCCAGCACATCGCCGAAATGGAAGAGCTGTGGGGCGTAAGCGAACTTTCTACAAAACCCGGACTTTCGGCCACTGAAATGTTCGAAGCCTTGGATAGCGGAAAGCTAAAGGCCATTTGGATAAGCTGCACCAACCCTATGGTGAGCCTACCGAATGTGCAACAAGCAGAAGCCGCCCTTAAAAAGGCTCCGTTTGTAGTTGTGCAAGAAATTTCCAACAAGTCGGACAGCACCCAATTCGCCGATGTTCTGCTTCCTGCGGCGGCCTGGACAGAAAAAGAGGGCACCATGACCAATGCCGAAAGGCGAATCTCCTTACTGGAAAAAGTCATCGAGCCGCCCGGAGAGTGTCTTCCCGATGCAGAAATCATTTGCCGATTTGCACAGAAAATGGACTGGGAAGACTGGTTCAGCTTCTCAAACAGCGAGGCTATTTACAACGAGTACAAGAAAACCACAGCCGGCACACGCATAGACTGCACAGGCGTTTCGTACAACTCATTACGTAAAAAAACCATTCAATGGCCTTACCCTTCTTCGGGAACAGAAACGCATAGGCTTTTCGAAGACCACAAATTCTATACGCCCTCGGGCAAGGCACGCCTCTTTCCCACAAAACCCGAGAACCATTCGGAACCGCAAACAAAAGACTTTCCTTTGATCTTGCTTACGGGCAGAGTACGTGACCAGTGGCATACCCAAACAAAAACGGGCAAGGTCAACCGTCTGAAACAGCATTTGCCGACCCCTTTTGTGGAAATCCATCCGCAAGACGCCCAAACGAGGAATATCGTGCAGGACCAGCTGGTCGAAATCTGCGGAAGAAGAGGCAAGGCCCGCGTGAAAGCCCAACTCAGCGAAGAGGTAAAGCCCGGCACCTGCTTTATGCCCATGCATTGGGGGAAAATCAAAAAACACGACCTCGCGAGAGCCAACAACCTCACCAGTCCTTTGGTAGACCCCATCTCCAAAGAGCCCGATTTCAAGTTTGCGGCCGTAGAACTGCGACCTTATAAAAAAAACAAAGAAAAAATTTTGGTAATCGGAGCCGGCTCGGCCAGTCTTGGTTTCATTTCAACCTATCGAAAATTCAATCAAAGCGATGAAATTGAAGTATTCTCCAAAGAAATTCATCCCTTCTACAACCGAGTTATGCTGCCCGACTACGTAAGCGGCACACAAAATTGGAAACAACTGATCAAACTTCGCGAAGATGAATTTGCCGTGCGGGGCATAAAAGTACACAAAGGCGTTTCCATTGCCGATATCGACCGCAAACATAAAGTTGTTGTCGATTCAGAAGGACAAGAACACCGTTACGACAAGCTATTCTTGGGTATGGGCAGCCGTGCATTTATGCCCTCAAATTTTCCGAAAATCCCGGGCATTTTCAATATGCGGAGCCGATTGGACGCCGATGCCTTAGCCCCCTTTATATCCACGGGCGGCCGAGCGATAATAGTTGGCGGCGGGCTTCTCGGCCTTGAAATGGCCGCTTCGCTCCGCCAAATC
Encoded proteins:
- the cobA gene encoding uroporphyrinogen-III C-methyltransferase is translated as MKLSLIGAGPGDPELITLKAVRLLQEADIILYDALANKAFLQYAKKEAELIYVGKRLQKHSVSQDEINRIILQNCLAGKHVLRLKGGDPIVFGRGYEEKQFVESFGIETEIVPGISSCIAAPSSADIPVTCRGISESFWVITGHTKDRGLPQDIRLAAKSNATIIILMGTAKLPEIVHIFLDEGRQDLPIAIIENGTRPSERVLIGEMQNILSKNAESKLSNPAVIVIGETVRLGKEKLTAALSGHLKTRVA
- a CDS encoding nitrate reductase, translating into MRTEDRTYKSTCCYCGTGCGVEINRISPSKIEIEGDRTHPVNKGMLCSKGLNLHHTVNDRSDRLLYPQMRHSKSSPLQRCSWDQALNRAAATFKSIIRKYGPEAVAFYVSGQCLTEEYYLWNKLMKGFIGSNNIDTNSRLCMSSAVVGYKKSLGEDSVPVCYDDIELSDCILVTGANPAWCHPIIWRRVEAHKAANPHVKIICVDPRKTQTANSADLHIGLLPGTDVFLHNAIARELIENQWIDQAFIADHVEGFDEYKSEVFSQSIEEYAANCGISTEEIKTVAQWIAQAKGFLSMWTMGLNQSVIGVNKNLSLISLSLITGKIGKPGNGPFSLTGQPNAMGGREVGGLSNMLASHRELSNPQHIAEMEELWGVSELSTKPGLSATEMFEALDSGKLKAIWISCTNPMVSLPNVQQAEAALKKAPFVVVQEISNKSDSTQFADVLLPAAAWTEKEGTMTNAERRISLLEKVIEPPGECLPDAEIICRFAQKMDWEDWFSFSNSEAIYNEYKKTTAGTRIDCTGVSYNSLRKKTIQWPYPSSGTETHRLFEDHKFYTPSGKARLFPTKPENHSEPQTKDFPLILLTGRVRDQWHTQTKTGKVNRLKQHLPTPFVEIHPQDAQTRNIVQDQLVEICGRRGKARVKAQLSEEVKPGTCFMPMHWGKIKKHDLARANNLTSPLVDPISKEPDFKFAAVELRPYKKNKEKILVIGAGSASLGFISTYRKFNQSDEIEVFSKEIHPFYNRVMLPDYVSGTQNWKQLIKLREDEFAVRGIKVHKGVSIADIDRKHKVVVDSEGQEHRYDKLFLGMGSRAFMPSNFPKIPGIFNMRSRLDADALAPFISTGGRAIIVGGGLLGLEMAASLRQINVPVTVVQRIGRFMDRQLDPLGSSILHEEIEKLGIEVYYNNEVEQFFGTKHLEAVRLKSGHKIDCSLLIVAAGTRPNIELAQKAKLQCQRGILVNDYLQTSDPDIFACGEIAQWQDKMWGITAAAEQQAEVAAGFLAGDITQPYSGSLSMNILKIEGLNLCSLGEVEIPKGATDYEEVVFIDKAKHYYKKCLIRNDRLVGAILIGDKSEFLEFKELISKQIELSEKRLQLLRSGQKAEATIGKLICSCNNVGEGNIKAKIKGGCKDFAQLCEQTGAGTGCGSCRSEVRSILEETSREIEIKVLQ